A genomic window from Phormidium ambiguum IAM M-71 includes:
- a CDS encoding metallophosphoesterase family protein: MSLEFRFAVASDLHIALPHTIWDNPYRFHLVEVSLPALELIFQHLAQLDLDFLLLPGDLTQHGELENHAWLQQRLAQLPFPVYVVPGNHDIPVLKADEKTIGWADFPSFYQKFGYDNPKQLYYTCEVLPGVRLIGLNSNNFNEQGDQIGRLDNLQLEWLKTVLETAKEELILVMIHHNVVEHLPGQSQHKMGRRYMLENASQLLEILRPKVQLVFTGHLHVQDIAENQGIYDITTGSLVSYPHPYRILHFRSDDLGRKWLQIESHKISSLPEWPDLPNFSREWMGDRSQQFMLRLLTEPPLSLPLETAHELAPSLRYFWADIAAGDGMFDYPNFPPKVRRYFQNFSATGIDRTPAMIDNYATLLL, encoded by the coding sequence ATGAGTTTAGAATTTCGCTTTGCAGTGGCTAGCGATCTACACATCGCCCTTCCTCACACCATTTGGGACAATCCTTATCGGTTTCATTTGGTGGAAGTTAGTCTTCCAGCTTTAGAATTAATTTTTCAACATTTAGCACAACTCGATTTGGATTTTTTACTATTACCCGGAGACTTAACTCAACATGGCGAACTAGAAAATCATGCTTGGTTACAACAGCGTTTGGCGCAGTTACCTTTTCCAGTTTACGTCGTGCCGGGAAATCATGATATACCTGTTTTAAAAGCAGATGAAAAAACAATTGGTTGGGCAGATTTTCCTAGTTTTTATCAAAAATTTGGCTACGATAACCCAAAACAACTTTATTACACCTGTGAAGTTTTACCTGGGGTGCGGTTAATTGGTTTAAATTCAAATAATTTTAATGAACAAGGCGATCAAATCGGACGTTTAGATAATCTTCAATTGGAGTGGTTAAAAACTGTTTTAGAAACCGCTAAGGAAGAATTGATTTTGGTGATGATTCATCATAATGTAGTGGAACATTTACCTGGGCAATCTCAACATAAAATGGGGCGCAGATATATGTTAGAAAATGCGTCCCAGTTGTTAGAAATTTTGCGTCCAAAGGTGCAGTTGGTGTTTACTGGACATTTGCACGTTCAAGATATTGCTGAAAATCAAGGAATTTATGATATTACAACTGGTTCTTTAGTCAGTTATCCTCACCCTTATCGAATTTTACATTTTCGGTCTGATGATTTGGGTAGGAAATGGCTACAAATCGAAAGTCATAAGATTAGTTCTTTACCGGAATGGCCCGATTTACCAAATTTTTCGCGGGAGTGGATGGGCGATCGCTCTCAGCAATTTATGCTGCGTTTATTAACAGAACCACCTTTAAGTTTACCCTTAGAAACTGCTCACGAATTAGCCCCCAGTTTACGTTATTTCTGGGCAGATATTGCGGCTGGTGATGGAATGTTTGATTATCCAAATTTTCCCCCAAAAGTCAGGCGCTATTTCCAAAACTTTAGCGCCACTGGGATCGATCGCACTCCCGCAATGATTGATAATTACGCCACGTTGTTACTTTAA
- a CDS encoding FIST signal transduction protein: MSNQIRWANALSTRPSLEAAVEEVVKRATESLQASADLGLVFISAAFASEYTRLMPLLQERLSVKTLIGCSGSGVIGMSSSGESQEVEGQPGLSLTLLHLPDVSIQSFHLLPEVLPDLDSSPDTWVNLIGVSPETKPNFILFSDPFLSGINDLLEGLDFAYPGAIKLGGLASGGNARGNIGLFCNYKLHREGTVGVALSGNIILETIVAQGCRPIGETYRVTEGERNIVLGLEEQGNDVFSNGDSRPPLEVLRDLLQSLSDNDRLLAQNSLFVGVARDEFKLELQHGDFLIRNLLGVDPKAGAIAIGDRVRPGQRIKFHLRDAEASADDLEMLLKRYLQQTPADADAVGALMFPCVGRGEGLYGRPNFDSQMFHSYLKNIPVSGFFCNGEIGPVGSSTFLHGYTSVFGICRQP, translated from the coding sequence ATGAGCAACCAAATTAGGTGGGCAAATGCCCTCTCCACCCGTCCCTCTTTGGAAGCGGCTGTCGAGGAAGTAGTAAAGCGTGCAACAGAATCACTACAGGCATCAGCTGATTTAGGATTGGTGTTTATTTCTGCTGCTTTTGCTAGTGAGTATACAAGGTTAATGCCCTTGCTCCAAGAGCGATTATCAGTAAAAACACTAATTGGTTGCAGTGGGAGTGGTGTCATCGGCATGAGTTCCTCCGGCGAATCTCAAGAAGTCGAAGGGCAACCTGGATTAAGTTTGACATTGCTACATTTGCCAGATGTCTCAATACAGTCTTTTCATTTGTTACCAGAAGTTTTACCAGATTTAGACAGTTCTCCTGATACTTGGGTCAATTTAATTGGGGTATCGCCTGAAACTAAGCCAAATTTTATTCTATTTTCCGATCCATTTTTATCGGGGATCAACGATCTCCTAGAAGGTTTAGATTTTGCTTATCCGGGAGCAATTAAATTAGGAGGATTAGCCAGTGGTGGTAACGCTAGAGGAAATATTGGACTATTTTGTAATTATAAATTGCACCGGGAAGGAACTGTAGGAGTTGCTTTGAGCGGTAACATAATTTTAGAAACAATTGTGGCTCAAGGTTGTCGTCCTATTGGTGAAACTTATCGCGTTACTGAAGGGGAAAGAAATATTGTTTTGGGATTAGAAGAACAAGGTAATGATGTTTTTAGTAATGGTGATTCTCGGCCACCTTTAGAAGTTTTACGAGACTTATTACAAAGTTTAAGTGATAACGATCGATTATTGGCGCAAAACTCCTTGTTTGTTGGTGTAGCTAGAGACGAATTTAAACTGGAATTGCAACATGGAGACTTTTTAATTCGCAATTTGTTAGGTGTCGATCCCAAAGCTGGGGCGATCGCAATTGGCGATCGCGTCCGTCCCGGACAACGCATCAAGTTTCACCTGAGAGATGCCGAAGCATCCGCCGACGATCTGGAAATGTTGCTCAAACGTTATCTTCAACAAACCCCTGCGGATGCTGATGCTGTTGGTGCTTTAATGTTCCCCTGTGTAGGCAGAGGAGAAGGGCTTTACGGTCGTCCTAATTTTGACTCCCAAATGTTCCATAGTTACCTAAAGAATATCCCTGTAAGCGGCTTTTTTTGCAACGGTGAAATTGGCCCCGTCGGTAGTAGTACCTTCCTTCACGGTTACACTTCCGTGTTTGGGATTTGTCGCCAACCTTAA
- a CDS encoding Calvin cycle protein CP12 — MSNIQEKIEEELQAARKVCDTSGSTSQECAAAWDAVEELQAEAAHQRQVKPKTSFDKYCDDNPDAAECRLYED; from the coding sequence ATGAGCAACATCCAAGAAAAAATCGAAGAAGAACTTCAAGCGGCTCGTAAAGTATGTGATACTTCGGGTTCTACATCGCAGGAATGTGCAGCAGCTTGGGATGCAGTTGAAGAATTGCAAGCAGAAGCAGCACATCAACGACAAGTCAAACCAAAAACTTCTTTTGACAAATACTGCGATGATAACCCGGATGCTGCTGAATGTCGGCTCTATGAGGACTAA
- a CDS encoding DUF3177 family protein, protein MQENIWFRPLVWMDYRLAVLFTVIIPLILLVWSLVQKSEAVQRLMLIYWRVASLLAITLYLMIGGWSIGFITALMARILIPISLWFWQDINEEINDLPERKLKLGLTSWRWAITVYSLLGAIAQIPFLRCAFSSGAMNEQFCQVWQEAPLLFKAYFHANTKPGFLGFIGVMLLIVYLAYFVYFLFFKLGKQGRSAIEQ, encoded by the coding sequence ATGCAAGAAAACATTTGGTTTAGACCGTTAGTTTGGATGGATTACCGACTAGCGGTGTTATTTACAGTGATTATTCCTCTGATTCTACTGGTTTGGTCTTTGGTGCAAAAAAGCGAGGCAGTGCAGAGGTTGATGCTGATTTATTGGCGAGTTGCTAGTTTGTTGGCAATTACGCTTTATTTGATGATTGGTGGTTGGTCAATTGGTTTTATTACGGCTTTAATGGCACGGATATTAATTCCGATTTCTTTATGGTTTTGGCAGGATATTAATGAAGAAATTAATGATTTGCCAGAGCGAAAATTAAAGTTAGGTTTGACTTCGTGGCGATGGGCGATTACAGTTTATAGTCTGCTAGGTGCGATCGCACAAATTCCGTTTCTCCGCTGTGCATTTTCATCTGGGGCAATGAACGAGCAATTTTGTCAAGTTTGGCAAGAAGCACCATTATTATTCAAAGCATATTTCCACGCTAATACTAAACCGGGATTTTTGGGATTTATTGGCGTAATGTTGCTCATAGTTTATCTAGCTTATTTTGTTTACTTTTTGTTTTTCAAATTAGGTAAACAAGGGCGATCGGCAATTGAGCAATAA
- the glmM gene encoding phosphoglucosamine mutase codes for MVSTPVKNQSSGRTDLGLSLVQTVKSATPSPNPGYHSLALPSTALFGTDGIRGKVGDLLSAELALQVGLHCGQVLRSTFSGREGIAPRIIVGQDTRNSSNMLSMALSAGLTAAGLEVWDLGLCPTPGVAYLTHAMGALGGIMISASHNPPEDNGIKIFGPNGNKLSKELQAEIEASLRGKREFVPISGNVWGKHYQRRDLLQNYKASLTEPLQAGLDLRGMRVVLDLAWGAAVGIAPEVFAAMGAEVICLHEAADGDRINVNCGSTHLGALQEAVKTHQADMGFAFDGDADRALAVDSQGRIIDGDYILYFWGQHLAKGQKLPGNMIVATVMANLGFELAWKNFGGQFLRTPVGDQYVHAEMVRLDAMLGGEQSGHILCRHYGISGDGLLTALHLAAIVKQTGTSLAEMVEQSFQPYPQVLKNVRVDDREVRMNWQNCDVLTNAIAQAEIAMAGQGRVLVRASGTEPLIRVMVEAASAELTHHWADKLVSTVQQNLLP; via the coding sequence ATGGTTTCAACCCCAGTTAAAAATCAATCGTCTGGACGCACAGACTTAGGATTATCTCTAGTACAGACTGTAAAATCAGCCACGCCAAGCCCTAACCCCGGATATCATTCTCTGGCTTTGCCATCGACAGCTTTATTTGGCACAGATGGAATTAGAGGAAAAGTTGGAGATTTACTAAGTGCAGAACTCGCCTTGCAGGTAGGATTACATTGCGGTCAAGTGTTGCGATCGACCTTTTCGGGCAGAGAAGGGATCGCTCCAAGAATAATAGTTGGTCAAGACACCCGGAATTCTAGCAATATGTTATCTATGGCGTTGTCTGCTGGTTTAACTGCGGCAGGGTTGGAAGTTTGGGATTTAGGTTTATGCCCCACTCCGGGAGTTGCTTACCTGACTCATGCTATGGGTGCTTTGGGCGGTATCATGATTTCCGCTAGCCATAATCCACCAGAAGATAATGGAATTAAAATTTTTGGCCCTAACGGTAATAAGCTGAGCAAAGAATTACAAGCAGAAATTGAAGCTAGTTTGCGCGGTAAGCGGGAATTTGTGCCAATTTCTGGGAACGTTTGGGGTAAACACTACCAACGACGAGATTTATTGCAGAATTACAAAGCTTCCTTAACAGAACCACTGCAAGCTGGATTAGATTTGCGGGGAATGCGTGTAGTACTAGATCTCGCTTGGGGTGCAGCTGTAGGTATTGCCCCAGAAGTGTTTGCGGCGATGGGTGCAGAAGTAATTTGCTTGCATGAAGCAGCAGATGGCGATCGCATTAACGTAAACTGCGGTTCCACTCATCTAGGCGCGTTACAGGAAGCAGTGAAAACTCATCAAGCTGATATGGGTTTTGCTTTTGATGGCGATGCCGATCGCGCTTTGGCGGTAGACTCTCAAGGGCGCATTATCGACGGAGATTACATTCTCTATTTCTGGGGACAACACTTAGCGAAAGGGCAAAAGTTACCCGGAAATATGATTGTCGCCACAGTAATGGCTAATTTAGGTTTTGAATTAGCGTGGAAAAATTTTGGCGGTCAATTTTTACGGACACCCGTAGGCGATCAATACGTACACGCCGAAATGGTGCGATTGGATGCCATGTTGGGCGGCGAACAATCTGGACATATTTTATGCCGTCATTACGGAATTAGTGGCGATGGTTTGTTGACTGCGTTGCATTTAGCTGCGATCGTCAAACAAACAGGTACATCTTTAGCCGAAATGGTTGAGCAAAGTTTCCAACCTTACCCGCAAGTTCTGAAAAATGTCCGCGTTGACGATCGGGAAGTGCGGATGAATTGGCAAAATTGTGATGTTTTAACCAATGCGATCGCCCAAGCAGAAATCGCAATGGCAGGACAAGGAAGAGTTTTAGTCCGCGCTTCCGGTACCGAACCTTTAATTAGAGTCATGGTAGAAGCAGCTAGCGCAGAACTAACCCATCACTGGGCAGATAAATTAGTTTCCACCGTACAACAAAATCTACTTCCTTAA